In a genomic window of Streptomyces koelreuteriae:
- the rpsA gene encoding 30S ribosomal protein S1, with protein sequence MTSSTETTATTPQVAVNDIGNEEAFLAAIDETIKYFNDGDIVDGVIVKVDRDEVLLDIGYKTEGVIPSRELSIKHDVDPNEVVAVGDEIEALVLQKEDKEGRLILSKKRAQYERAWGTIEKIKEEDGIVTGTVIEVVKGGLILDIGLRGFLPASLVEMRRVRDLQPYVGKELEAKIIELDKNRNNVVLSRRAWLEQTQSEVRQTFLTTLQKGQVRSGVVSSIVNFGAFVDLGGVDGLVHVSELSWKHIDHPSEVVEVGQEVTVEVLDVDMDRERVSLSLKATQEDPWQQFARTHQIGQVVPGKVTKLVPFGAFVRVDEGIEGLVHISELAERHVEIPEQVVQVNDEIFVKVIDIDLERRRISLSLKQANESFGADPAAVEFDPTLYGMAASYDDQGNYIYPEGFDPETNDWLEGYEKQREEWERQYAEAQTRFEQHQAQVIKSREADAAAAAEGGDTAGAAPAASGGGSYSSEGPDNSGALASDEALAALREKLAGGQS encoded by the coding sequence ATGACGAGCAGCACCGAGACCACCGCAACGACCCCGCAGGTTGCGGTCAACGACATCGGTAACGAGGAAGCCTTCCTCGCCGCGATCGACGAGACGATCAAGTACTTCAACGACGGCGACATCGTCGACGGCGTCATCGTGAAGGTCGACCGGGACGAGGTCCTGCTCGACATCGGTTACAAGACCGAAGGTGTGATCCCGAGCCGCGAGCTCTCGATCAAGCACGACGTCGACCCCAACGAGGTCGTCGCCGTCGGTGACGAGATCGAGGCCCTTGTTCTCCAGAAGGAGGACAAGGAAGGCCGCCTGATCCTCTCGAAGAAGCGCGCCCAGTACGAGCGTGCCTGGGGCACCATCGAGAAGATCAAGGAAGAGGACGGGATCGTCACCGGTACCGTCATCGAGGTCGTCAAGGGTGGTCTCATCCTCGACATCGGCCTCCGTGGCTTCCTCCCGGCCTCCCTGGTCGAGATGCGCCGCGTTCGCGACCTCCAGCCCTACGTGGGCAAGGAGCTCGAGGCCAAGATCATCGAGCTGGACAAGAACCGCAACAACGTGGTCCTGTCCCGCCGTGCCTGGCTCGAGCAGACCCAGTCCGAGGTCCGCCAGACGTTCCTCACGACCCTCCAGAAGGGTCAGGTCCGTTCCGGTGTGGTCTCCTCGATCGTCAACTTCGGTGCCTTCGTGGACCTGGGTGGCGTCGACGGTCTGGTCCACGTCTCCGAGCTCTCCTGGAAGCACATCGACCACCCCTCCGAGGTTGTCGAGGTCGGCCAGGAAGTCACCGTCGAGGTCCTCGACGTCGACATGGACCGCGAGCGTGTCTCCCTGTCGCTGAAGGCGACCCAGGAAGACCCGTGGCAGCAGTTCGCCCGCACCCACCAGATCGGCCAGGTCGTGCCCGGCAAGGTCACGAAGCTGGTTCCGTTCGGTGCGTTCGTCCGCGTGGACGAGGGCATCGAGGGTCTGGTCCACATCTCCGAGCTGGCCGAGCGCCACGTGGAGATCCCGGAGCAGGTCGTCCAGGTCAACGACGAGATCTTCGTCAAGGTCATCGACATCGACCTCGAGCGTCGTCGCATCAGCCTCTCGCTGAAGCAGGCCAACGAGTCCTTCGGTGCCGACCCGGCCGCGGTCGAGTTCGACCCGACCCTGTACGGCATGGCCGCGTCCTACGACGACCAGGGCAACTACATCTACCCCGAGGGCTTCGACCCCGAGACCAACGACTGGCTCGAGGGTTACGAGAAGCAGCGCGAGGAGTGGGAGCGCCAGTACGCCGAGGCGCAGACCCGCTTCGAGCAGCACCAGGCGCAGGTCATCAAGTCCCGCGAGGCCGACGCCGCTGCCGCGGCCGAGGGCGGCGACACCGCGGGTGCGGCTCCGGCCGCGAGCGGTGGCGGTTCGTACTCCTCCGAGGGCCCGGACAACTCCGGCGCGCTGGCTTCGGACGAGGCGCTTGCCGCGCTTCGCGAGAAGCTGGCCGGTGGGCAGAGCTGA
- the coaE gene encoding dephospho-CoA kinase codes for MLKVGLTGGIGAGKSEVSRLLVECGAVLIDADRIAREVVAPGTPGLAAVVEAFGEQVLAPDGGLDRPKLGSIVFADAAKLATLNSIVHPLVGARSRELEEAAADDAVVVHDVPLLTENGLAPLYDLVIVVDAAPETQLDRLVRLRGMTEEDAHARMAAQATREQRREIADVVIDNDVPLEELERRVKDVWAELTRRSHASRPDPR; via the coding sequence ATGTTGAAGGTGGGCCTGACCGGCGGCATCGGTGCCGGCAAGAGTGAGGTGTCACGGCTGCTCGTCGAGTGCGGGGCCGTGCTGATCGACGCGGACCGCATCGCGCGGGAGGTCGTCGCACCGGGGACCCCGGGTCTCGCCGCGGTCGTGGAGGCCTTCGGCGAGCAGGTGCTCGCCCCCGACGGCGGCCTCGACCGCCCCAAGCTGGGATCCATCGTCTTCGCCGACGCGGCGAAGCTCGCCACCCTCAACTCGATCGTGCACCCGCTGGTGGGCGCCCGCTCCCGCGAGCTGGAGGAGGCCGCCGCCGACGACGCGGTCGTCGTCCACGACGTCCCGCTCCTCACGGAGAACGGCCTCGCACCGCTGTACGACCTCGTCATCGTCGTCGACGCGGCCCCCGAGACCCAACTCGACCGGCTCGTACGGCTGCGCGGCATGACCGAGGAGGACGCGCACGCGCGGATGGCCGCCCAGGCGACGCGCGAGCAGCGCCGGGAGATCGCGGACGTCGTCATCGACAACGACGTCCCGCTGGAGGAACTGGAGCGCCGCGTGAAGGACGTGTGGGCCGAGCTGACGCGCAGGTCCCACGCGTCCCGGCCGGACCCTCGGTGA
- a CDS encoding tetratricopeptide repeat protein encodes MPETSGSTGRTPETHVIDFRAAEQLLAARDPRGAVKLLDGVIAAHPENTAARLLRARAFFAAAQLRPAELEFSIVLEREPDNAFAHFALARTYERQNRPDQAKRHFRLAAALDPNPQFQKAARFDS; translated from the coding sequence GTGCCCGAGACCAGCGGTTCCACCGGACGTACCCCGGAGACGCACGTCATCGACTTCCGTGCCGCCGAGCAACTGCTCGCCGCGCGGGACCCGCGGGGCGCGGTGAAGCTGCTCGACGGAGTCATCGCCGCGCACCCGGAGAACACCGCCGCGCGACTGCTGCGCGCGCGTGCCTTCTTCGCGGCGGCGCAGCTGCGGCCGGCCGAGCTCGAGTTCTCGATCGTCCTGGAGCGGGAGCCGGACAACGCGTTCGCGCACTTCGCGCTCGCCCGCACCTATGAGCGGCAGAACCGCCCCGACCAGGCGAAACGCCATTTCCGTCTGGCGGCGGCGCTGGACCCGAACCCGCAGTTCCAGAAGGCCGCGCGCTTCGACTCGTGA
- a CDS encoding DUF6343 family protein, with translation MRTGSEPATARSALRARFWLSVWGLVWALFGTVAFTLAGRTGWAIACGVLLLVVTIDLVVVLRHIRQGPHWQPGPDIPPYRPPEDHP, from the coding sequence ATGCGTACAGGCAGTGAACCGGCGACCGCGCGCAGTGCCCTGCGGGCGCGCTTCTGGCTGAGCGTGTGGGGGCTGGTCTGGGCGCTCTTCGGCACGGTCGCGTTCACCCTCGCCGGGCGGACCGGCTGGGCCATCGCCTGCGGTGTGCTGCTGCTGGTCGTCACGATCGACCTGGTCGTCGTCCTCAGGCACATCCGCCAGGGCCCGCATTGGCAGCCGGGCCCCGACATCCCGCCCTACCGGCCACCCGAGGACCACCCCTGA
- a CDS encoding class I SAM-dependent methyltransferase codes for MKPPERAGRKSTTREPIIQEFETSEPEATRRAAGVAESSRANRGWWDRNADEYQVEHGTFLGDDRFVWGPEGLDEVEAELLGPPEELKGKDVLEIGAGAAQCSRWLAGQGARPVALDISHRQLQHALRIGGPFPLVCADAGALPFADGSFDLVCSAYGALPFVADPRLVLREVRRVLRPGGRLVFSVTHPIRWAFPDEPGPEGLSVSGSYFDRTPYVEQDDEGRAVYVEHHRTIGDRVRDVVTSGLRLVDLVEPEWPAWNTSEWGGWSPLRGNLIPGTAVFVCERSEMGAPPAGGWARD; via the coding sequence GTGAAGCCACCGGAGCGAGCTGGACGGAAGAGTACGACGAGGGAGCCGATCATCCAAGAGTTCGAAACGTCCGAACCCGAGGCGACCCGGCGTGCCGCCGGGGTCGCGGAGAGCTCCCGCGCCAATCGTGGCTGGTGGGACCGTAACGCGGACGAGTATCAGGTCGAGCACGGCACGTTCCTCGGGGACGACCGGTTCGTGTGGGGCCCCGAGGGGCTCGACGAGGTGGAGGCCGAGCTGCTCGGCCCGCCGGAGGAGCTCAAGGGCAAGGACGTCCTGGAGATCGGCGCGGGCGCGGCGCAGTGCTCGCGCTGGCTGGCCGGCCAGGGTGCCCGGCCGGTCGCCCTGGACATCTCGCACCGGCAGTTGCAGCACGCGCTGCGCATCGGCGGCCCCTTCCCCCTGGTGTGCGCCGACGCCGGTGCGCTGCCCTTCGCGGACGGCTCGTTCGACCTGGTCTGCTCGGCGTACGGGGCGCTGCCCTTCGTGGCCGACCCGCGCCTGGTCCTGCGGGAGGTGCGCCGGGTGCTGCGGCCCGGGGGCCGCCTCGTCTTCTCGGTGACGCACCCGATCCGCTGGGCCTTCCCGGACGAGCCGGGGCCCGAGGGGCTGTCGGTGTCGGGGTCGTACTTCGACCGCACGCCCTATGTCGAGCAGGACGACGAGGGCCGCGCGGTCTACGTCGAGCACCACCGCACGATCGGCGACCGGGTCCGGGACGTCGTGACGTCGGGCCTGCGGCTGGTGGACCTGGTGGAGCCGGAGTGGCCGGCCTGGAACACCTCCGAGTGGGGCGGCTGGTCGCCCCTGCGCGGGAACCTGATCCCGGGGACGGCCGTCTTCGTGTGCGAGCGAAGCGAGATGGGGGCACCCCCGGCCGGAGGCTGGGCGAGAGACTGA
- a CDS encoding lytic transglycosylase domain-containing protein translates to MAAQFGRRLRKGAATTAVAAVAVAALSASQAPGVNDHGRQTAADATPSPDASASESSATGNSPYYTDLPPLKSPNPSPSTGTGPVTPGTSEAGIPATVLDAYKKAETALNEAKPGCNLPWQLLAAIGKVESGQARGGRVDADGTTTSPILGPQLDGNGFALIRDTDDGAYDGNSSYDQAVGPMQFIPSTWQWAGRDGNADGKKDPNNIYDAALAAGHYLCRFDWDLSDQDDLDRAILSYNNSREYLNLVMRWVEYYRKGTHEIPDGTGTLPDNRSDDGAGTSPSPSTPSTPTTPSNPTTPAPGNSKPKPDPRPSPPEKPGGGATTPKPPTDPGGTPTPPPSTPPTNTDTVDHLEDAGTAKLTAMAGDAFTKRISTRAETKAGKAVAKVRVRFTIIGSTDTTFTGGENVATVATNSSGVAVAPALQAGEKTGEVTVRATVVGRTVAGLDYKATVTERAADALARTGDAALTCAPGGEFANQVEVKATYKGAVADGVAATATLIKSADDPTATDKGPYFKDADGKAVRTLKALKTDSKGLLKLPKLYADDTTGTFLLRINTAGGATLTVELTVAAAETSSPSPSTSPDA, encoded by the coding sequence ATGGCGGCGCAATTCGGCAGGAGGCTGCGCAAGGGGGCGGCTACCACCGCCGTGGCCGCGGTAGCGGTCGCGGCACTGTCCGCCTCCCAGGCTCCGGGCGTGAACGACCACGGCAGACAGACCGCGGCGGACGCCACGCCCTCACCCGACGCGAGTGCCTCCGAGAGCAGTGCCACCGGCAACTCGCCGTACTACACGGACCTGCCGCCGCTCAAGAGCCCCAACCCGTCCCCGAGCACCGGCACCGGCCCCGTGACCCCCGGAACCAGCGAGGCGGGCATCCCCGCGACCGTCCTCGACGCCTACAAGAAGGCCGAGACCGCGCTGAACGAGGCCAAGCCGGGCTGCAACCTGCCCTGGCAACTCCTCGCCGCCATCGGCAAGGTGGAGTCGGGCCAGGCCCGCGGCGGCCGCGTCGACGCCGACGGCACGACGACCTCGCCCATCCTCGGCCCCCAGCTCGACGGCAACGGCTTCGCCCTCATCCGGGACACCGACGACGGCGCCTACGACGGCAACAGCTCCTACGACCAGGCCGTCGGCCCCATGCAGTTCATCCCGTCCACCTGGCAGTGGGCCGGCCGCGACGGCAACGCCGACGGCAAGAAGGACCCCAACAACATCTACGACGCGGCGCTCGCCGCCGGGCACTACCTGTGCCGCTTCGACTGGGACCTGTCCGACCAGGACGACCTCGACCGCGCGATCCTCAGCTACAACAACTCGCGGGAGTACCTGAACCTGGTCATGCGCTGGGTGGAGTACTACCGCAAGGGCACGCACGAGATCCCCGACGGCACCGGCACACTGCCCGACAACCGCAGCGACGACGGAGCCGGGACGAGCCCTTCGCCCTCCACACCGAGCACGCCGACGACCCCGAGCAATCCGACCACGCCGGCTCCGGGCAACTCGAAGCCCAAGCCCGACCCCAGGCCCAGCCCGCCCGAGAAGCCCGGCGGCGGCGCGACGACCCCGAAGCCGCCGACCGACCCCGGCGGCACCCCGACCCCGCCGCCCTCGACGCCTCCCACGAACACCGACACGGTGGACCACCTGGAGGACGCCGGAACCGCCAAGCTCACCGCCATGGCCGGGGACGCGTTCACCAAGCGGATCAGCACCCGCGCCGAGACGAAGGCCGGCAAGGCCGTCGCCAAGGTCAGGGTCCGCTTCACGATCATCGGCAGCACGGACACCACCTTCACCGGCGGCGAGAACGTGGCCACGGTCGCCACCAACAGCTCCGGCGTCGCCGTCGCTCCCGCTCTCCAAGCGGGGGAGAAGACGGGTGAGGTCACCGTCCGCGCCACCGTCGTGGGCCGCACGGTCGCCGGCCTCGACTACAAGGCCACCGTCACCGAACGCGCCGCCGACGCCCTCGCCCGCACCGGTGACGCCGCGCTGACCTGCGCCCCGGGCGGCGAGTTCGCGAACCAGGTCGAGGTGAAGGCCACGTACAAGGGCGCCGTCGCCGACGGCGTCGCGGCCACCGCCACACTGATCAAGTCGGCGGACGACCCGACCGCCACCGACAAGGGCCCCTACTTCAAGGACGCCGACGGCAAGGCCGTACGCACCCTGAAGGCCCTGAAGACGGACTCGAAGGGCCTGCTGAAGCTGCCGAAGCTGTACGCGGACGACACCACCGGCACGTTCCTGCTCCGCATCAACACCGCGGGCGGTGCGACGCTCACCGTCGAACTGACCGTGGCGGCGGCCGAGACGTCCTCGCCAAGCCCGTCCACGAGCCCCGACGCGTAG
- a CDS encoding DUF3068 domain-containing protein, whose product MRRKAALILLALAVFCTALSPLLRWYAFPRLAKVPANQYQDMVLEARDATLLDYGTMRAKKVPKVTIVQTLKGNVEASERIEESAGRDVVVWDGLSYVVGPDGEMVSKIPERYIFDAHTQEPVHATGESVDGDPVRREGIEFKWPFLTEKRAYQYFDAQARVTAPIHYQDTRTFRGLEVYYFEQTIPWTKVKIPKTLPVEGLTPESVAQTGTTRWYTTVRKFWVEPLTGAPVYGEEIHKEELRGGSLLGDREKVTAFAGHVKMREDYITHTVDLVKSQRLLILLMTSYLPWGFLTLGVLLLALALYLEARGRRPSGSVPRASEEPSQVSA is encoded by the coding sequence ATGCGCCGCAAGGCCGCTCTGATCCTGCTCGCCCTCGCCGTGTTCTGCACGGCACTGTCCCCGCTGCTGCGCTGGTACGCCTTCCCGCGCCTCGCCAAGGTCCCAGCGAACCAGTACCAGGACATGGTCCTGGAGGCCCGCGATGCCACCCTCCTGGACTACGGCACCATGCGGGCGAAGAAGGTCCCCAAGGTCACCATCGTGCAGACCCTCAAGGGCAACGTGGAGGCCTCCGAGCGGATCGAGGAGTCGGCGGGCCGGGACGTCGTCGTCTGGGACGGCCTGTCCTACGTCGTCGGCCCCGACGGCGAGATGGTGTCGAAGATCCCCGAGCGCTACATCTTCGACGCCCACACCCAGGAGCCCGTCCACGCCACCGGCGAATCGGTCGACGGCGACCCGGTGCGCCGCGAGGGCATCGAGTTCAAATGGCCCTTCCTCACGGAGAAACGGGCCTACCAGTACTTCGACGCCCAGGCCCGCGTCACCGCCCCCATCCACTACCAGGACACCCGCACCTTCCGCGGCCTGGAGGTCTACTACTTCGAGCAGACCATCCCCTGGACCAAGGTGAAGATCCCGAAGACGCTGCCCGTGGAGGGCCTCACCCCCGAGTCGGTCGCCCAGACCGGCACCACCCGCTGGTACACCACGGTCCGCAAGTTCTGGGTCGAGCCCCTCACCGGCGCCCCCGTCTACGGCGAGGAGATCCACAAGGAGGAACTGCGCGGCGGCTCCCTCCTCGGCGACCGCGAGAAGGTCACCGCGTTCGCCGGCCACGTGAAGATGCGCGAGGACTACATCACGCACACGGTCGACCTGGTCAAGTCCCAGCGCCTGCTCATCCTGCTGATGACGTCGTACCTGCCCTGGGGCTTCCTCACCCTCGGCGTCCTCCTGCTGGCCCTCGCGCTGTACCTGGAGGCCCGCGGCCGCCGCCCCTCCGGCTCGGTCCCGAGAGCGTCGGAGGAACCGTCGCAGGTCAGCGCCTGA
- a CDS encoding SPW_0924 family protein yields the protein MRTLVAAATGLALAFAVVLTLTALGTPSGGTSPKPLLTTVPAHP from the coding sequence ATGCGCACCCTCGTCGCCGCCGCCACCGGCCTCGCCCTCGCGTTCGCCGTGGTCCTGACGCTGACCGCCCTCGGCACCCCCTCGGGCGGGACGTCCCCGAAGCCGCTGCTGACGACGGTGCCCGCACACCCCTGA
- a CDS encoding PAC2 family protein, whose amino-acid sequence MLDPQGLYAWEPKGLAVVDMALAQESAGLVMLYHFDGYIDAGETGDQIVDRLLDSLPHQVVARFDHDRLVDYRARRPLLTFKRDRWSDYEDPAIEVRLVQDATGAPFLLLSGPEPDVEWERFAAAVQQIVERLGVRLSVNFHGIPMGVPHTRPVGLTPHGNRTDLVPGHRSPFEEAQVPGSAESLIEYRLLQAGHDVLGVAAHVPHYIARSPYPDAALTVLEAITAATGLVLPGIAHALRSDAHRTQTEIDRQIREGDEDLTALVEGLEHQYDAVAGAETRGNMLAEPVDIPSADEIGKEFERFLAEREGDA is encoded by the coding sequence GTGCTTGATCCGCAGGGTTTGTACGCATGGGAGCCGAAGGGGCTGGCTGTCGTCGACATGGCGCTCGCCCAGGAGTCGGCCGGTCTTGTCATGCTCTACCACTTCGACGGATACATCGACGCGGGGGAGACGGGCGACCAGATCGTCGACCGGCTGCTCGACTCGCTGCCCCACCAGGTCGTCGCCCGCTTCGACCACGACCGGCTCGTGGACTACCGGGCCCGACGCCCGCTGCTGACCTTCAAGCGCGACCGCTGGAGCGACTACGAGGACCCCGCCATCGAGGTGCGGCTCGTGCAGGACGCCACCGGAGCGCCGTTCCTGCTGCTGTCCGGCCCCGAGCCCGACGTGGAGTGGGAGCGCTTCGCCGCGGCCGTGCAGCAGATCGTGGAGCGGCTCGGTGTCCGTCTGTCCGTGAACTTCCACGGCATCCCCATGGGCGTCCCGCACACCCGGCCCGTGGGTCTCACCCCGCACGGCAACCGCACCGACCTGGTCCCGGGCCACCGCAGCCCGTTCGAGGAGGCGCAGGTGCCCGGCAGCGCCGAGTCCCTCATCGAGTACCGCCTGCTCCAGGCCGGGCACGACGTCCTCGGTGTCGCCGCCCACGTCCCGCACTACATCGCCCGCTCCCCGTACCCGGACGCGGCGCTGACGGTGCTGGAGGCCATCACGGCGGCGACCGGACTGGTGCTGCCCGGTATCGCCCACGCCCTGCGCTCCGACGCCCACCGCACCCAGACGGAGATCGACCGGCAGATCCGCGAGGGCGACGAGGACCTCACCGCCCTGGTCGAGGGCCTTGAGCACCAGTACGACGCCGTCGCGGGCGCCGAGACCCGCGGCAACATGCTCGCCGAGCCGGTGGACATCCCGTCGGCCGACGAGATCGGCAAGGAGTTCGAACGCTTCCTGGCGGAACGAGAGGGCGACGCCTGA
- a CDS encoding DUF4184 family protein — protein MPFTLSHAAAVLPAVRTDGTGRGRLVPSVLVAGSFAPDMTYYAASVQSGAMEFGDVTHAFPGVFTVDVLIAWALVGLWLLMREPLVALLPRARQGRVAALVRCGAPRARVTPSLVVRWYVSAVLGALTHVVWDAFTHLDRWGMRLFPVLGREVAGSPLYWYLQYGGSAVAAVVIAVFVVRALRRMPVGEPVGVPVLAVRDRWAAGAVIGGFPLVGAVQRAAGWWAYWGSAAKPWEIIPTVCFGAGAGLVPALLLYAVVVRARRPVPALGGSDRAGDTEPSRPAAR, from the coding sequence TTGCCGTTCACGCTGAGCCACGCGGCAGCCGTACTGCCCGCCGTACGCACCGACGGGACCGGCCGGGGCCGACTGGTGCCGTCGGTCCTCGTGGCGGGGTCCTTCGCGCCCGACATGACCTACTACGCGGCGAGTGTGCAGTCCGGGGCGATGGAGTTCGGTGACGTCACGCACGCGTTCCCCGGGGTGTTCACGGTCGATGTGCTCATCGCCTGGGCGCTGGTGGGGCTGTGGCTGCTGATGCGCGAGCCGCTGGTGGCGTTGCTGCCGCGGGCCCGGCAGGGGCGGGTGGCGGCCCTGGTGCGATGCGGGGCGCCACGCGCGCGGGTGACGCCCTCCCTGGTGGTGCGTTGGTACGTGTCTGCCGTGCTCGGTGCGCTGACGCACGTCGTGTGGGACGCGTTCACGCATCTCGACCGGTGGGGGATGCGGCTGTTCCCGGTGCTGGGCCGTGAGGTGGCGGGCTCGCCGCTGTACTGGTACCTGCAGTACGGCGGTTCTGCGGTGGCCGCGGTGGTGATCGCCGTGTTCGTGGTGCGCGCGCTGCGGCGGATGCCGGTGGGTGAGCCGGTGGGGGTCCCGGTGCTGGCGGTGCGGGACCGTTGGGCGGCCGGTGCCGTGATCGGCGGTTTCCCGCTGGTGGGTGCGGTGCAGCGGGCGGCGGGGTGGTGGGCCTACTGGGGATCGGCCGCGAAGCCGTGGGAGATCATTCCGACGGTGTGCTTCGGCGCGGGGGCGGGGCTCGTCCCCGCGCTGCTGCTGTACGCCGTGGTGGTCAGGGCGCGGCGTCCGGTTCCGGCCCTCGGTGGTTCTGACCGTGCCGGCGATACGGAGCCGAGCCGTCCGGCCGCTCGCTGA